GGCCGCCCCGCGGAGCTGCGCGGCCGCGCCCTGGATATCCACTTTTGCGTAGTCAGCGGATCCGTTGTTCTTGACAGTGTCGGCGTACTTGGGATGGTCCGGAAGGAACACGTGCGAATCCAGCGGCTTGGCATCATCCACCGGGCCGCCCACCACGCCTTTGACGATTTCCTGCCGCGGAACGGTCTTGAGGAACGCCTCACGGACACTCTTCTCCGCGAACGGGCCGGAGAACTTCAGATCGAGATGGTCATAGCCGGACTGGTTGTACCTCTCCACCGTGTTTCCCTGGGCGGCCAGCCCATCGAAGAGTCCTTCGGTCCCGGCAGTGGGCTGTGGGGCAATGATGTCTGCCTGGCCGGCGCGGAGGGCCGCGGCGGCGGCACGGGCAGCCCCGGTAAAGCGCACGGTGATCTCATCCAGGTAAGGTTCAGCACCCCAGACGTAGTCCTTGTTCCGCACCAGAGTGACAGAGGTGTCCGGAACCATGTCCCGGACAATGTACGGGCCGCTGGAGAGGTACATCGCGGGGTCAGGGGGCAGCGCCTTGGTGTCGAAGCCGGTGTTCCAGAAATCGCTGACACGCTTAAGCCGGGTGTTCACCGCGGGGCGGTCGGTGTCTCCGCGGGGCGAGTCCTTGAGCAGCGCGATGAGGTCGCCTTCGTCGTTCAGGCCGCTCTTGGCGGCGACCACGTGGGCCGGGAGGCCGACGTCGAACGCCACCTCCCAGTCCGCGTACGGCGACAGGTACTCGAGGGTGATCGAACGGCCGTCGCTGCCGATCTCCGGGAATGCGGTGCCCGCCAGGCCGGTCCTGTCAGCAGCGGCGGAGAAGTAGGTGGTGCCGGTCCCTGCCTTCGCGTCGTCGAAGTAGCCTGAGTCCGCGACCCACGCCAGCAGGAGGTCACCGGCATCTATGGGGTCGCCGTCGGACCATTTCACACCCTCGTTGACGGTGTATTTGACCTTTAGCGGCCTGTCGGACACCTTCTCGTAGCGGCCGAACTTCTCGTTGCGGACCACCTTTTCGTTGTTGTCCACGTAGTAGAACCCGGAGTGGGTGATCTGGCCGACCTTGGTGTTGATGTCGGTATTGCCTGCGGCACTGAACGGGTTGAAGGACGTGAACGCGTTCACCTCGGCCACCGTGACGCTGCCGCCGCGTTTGGTCTCTCCCACGACCACGGGCGGGGCTCCCCCGGAGGCGGAACATCCTGAGATGACCAGCACCGCGGCAACGGCCCCCGTTATGACCTGCATCAAACGCCTCAGCGGCATGCCGCCTCCTTTGCCAGTTCCGGACGTTGAAGCGGAACGTATTTTCTTGCCACACGCCGTAAGTCACTTTGTTTTCATTGAATTCTAACGGTTCCGGGAGCCCGCCCAGGAGCGGGTCTGCCGCCCCGCATATGATGAGGATGAGTCCCCCTGCCGATCCCGAAGGACGCCCATGCCCCAGTCTTCACACCCGCTGCGCAAGCTTGGTTTCCTGACGATCGGGCTTTTCGATCCGGCGAACCCGGCCGCGGGCCACGAATCCACGTTGCAGGTCATCGAACTGGGTGAGCGGCTCGGGTTCGACAGCGCCTGGCTGCGCCACCGCCACCTGCAATTCGGCATCTCCTCCCCCATTGCCGTCATGGCTGCGGCGAGCCAGCGCACCTCCCGGATCGAGCTTGGAACTGCAGTAACCCCGATGGGGTGGGAAAACCCCTTGCGGCTGGCGGAGGACCTGGCCACCGTGGACCTGCTCGCCCGCGGACGAATCAATCCGGGTCTGAGCGTGGGTGAACCCATGCACTTCGAGACGGTGAAGCACGAACTGTATCCCCATACCGCCGATCTGGAGGACTTCAGCTATGCGCGGGTGGAGCGGCTGGCGCGTTTGATTGCCGGTGAACCGGTCCGGGAATTCTCCGGCAAACAGGGTGTTGTCGAGGAGTTCTCCAACCGTATGGAACCGCACTCCGCCGGCCTGCGTGAACGGCTCTGGTATGGGGCGGCAAGCAGGAAATCGGCAGTGTGGGCCGGGGCCAACGGCTTCAATCTGCTCTCCAGCAGCGTGATTTTCCCCGAACCGGATGAGGAGCCGGCCTTTGCCCGAATCCAGCAGTCCCAGATCCGTGCGTACCGTGAAGCCGCCGCCGCGTCAGCGCAGCCGCATGGCCCGGCCCGGGTCTCGCAAGGCCTGGTGGTGATCCCCACTGATTCGGCCTCGCCGGGGCAGCGCGAAAAATACCAGCGCTACGTCGGGGAGCGGACGCCCCGGACCCTGACGCCCCAGGGGCCACGAGGGATGCTGTTTGCCGCCGACCTTCTGGGGACCAGTGATCAGATCGCCGAGCAGCTATACGCACACGAGGGATTCCAGGAGGTCGACGAGGTGGCCTTCGCGCTGCCTTTCAGCTTCGACCACGAGGACTATGTCCAGATCCTTACCGACATCGCCACCACCTTGGGCCCCGCCCTGGGGTGGTCCCCGACTGTGTAGGCGTTGCCCGACTGCCCGCGGCCGCTGCAAGCCCCGTGAAGAGGCCATGGAGAGCATCATCCGATCAGGTAGACCATGCCGCGTCCCTCAGCAGCAAGGTTCGCCATAAAGGTTCGCGCTTGCCGAAGGTAGCTCACGACAAAGTCGAACTCACCATCAAGGTCGCTACCGACGAAATGCGATTCCCGCCAGCGCAGCTCCAAATCCTCGTCGGTGAAATTTTCCAGGTCACTGGCGACAGCCACCACCTCGGGTGGGGTGAATGTCCGAACCCAAGGCTGCCAGCCCATGTCGTTCATGACCACTGCGCCTTGGAACATCCGATAGGCAGGGCGGGCGATCACGTCTGGTTCCGCTGGTGCAGTGAGGCACTGCAAATGCCGCCATGCTTTGTCGAGGTACAGCATGGCCCTACGGCGGGCTGAGCCTAGAAGGCGGTGCTGGGTAGATCCTTCTCGCCATCGACGATCGCGGTGATAATCCGGGCTGCAACCACGTCCGGATCAAGCCCCGCTCCGAATCGCGGCGCTGACCCGGCGATTGGATGCTCGGAGAGCGCGGTACGAGTGTGACCTGGGCGGGCGTCCAGGATTCGGATGCCTGCGCGGCGATACTCGCGTGCCGCTGCGGCGACGAAGGACGCAAGCCCAGCCTTCGACGCCGAGTAGGCCGCCAGACCAGCCACGGGTGCCTCGGCAACGACGCCGCTCAGTGTGACCACAAAAGGCTCCCGGCCCTCACGTGCCGAGGCCGCGAGGTAGGGCTGGCTCTGGGTAATGAGCTGGATCGGACTGATGGTGTTCACAGCGAAAAGTTCGTCCACCGTGGCGGGTTCAAGGTCATATGCGGCGCCGAAGGCGACGACCCCGGACGCAACCACTAGCCCGTCGAGACGTCCGTACTGCGCATTTGTGCCATCCAGCACCTCCTGGATCACCGAGGGTTCGCGCAGATCGTACCCAGCAGACTTTGACGACCGGGCGACGATAGCGCCGGCACTCTCCAGCTGAGCGGCTATGCGCGAACCGAGTCCGCCAGTGGCGCCGACCACCAGAACAACCGCACCCTGAAGAGTCGTCATGGGTAGATCCTAGGTCACGCGCTGCAGGCAACCCCGCGCGGCTCGGTTTCCAGAGGCTGGACGGATGCGGTACTCCCCACGCAACGAAGCGCTATCGTGGGCCCATGGCCAAAATTCAAGGACTCAAGGACCTGCTGACTGCGCTGAATGCCGGGGAGACGATCCCCGGCGGTTCGCCGCACCACGAGGCCATGCTGGCCGCGAGTCAGGTGTCGCTGCGCGTCACCGCCACTCTCAATGGGCGCTACAACTCCCCCGCTGAAGTAAGGACCCTGATGAGTGAACTGATCGGGAGCCAAGTCCCCGATTCCTTGCAACTCTTCCCACCGTTCAGCGCTGACTTTGGCAAGAACATTAGTTTCGGTGAGGATGTGTTCGTCAACAGCGGCTGCCGGTTCCAGGACCAAGGCGGCATCGACATCGGCGACGGATCCCTCATCGGCCACAACGCCGTGATCACAACGTTGAACCATGACATGTTGCCGAGCAGGCGGGCCGATATGCACCCGGCCCGCGTTGTAATCGGCCGGGGCGTGTGGTTTGGGGCCAACGTGACAGTATTGCCGGGCGTGAGCATTGGCGATGGGGCAGTCGTCGGCGCGGGTGCGGTCGTCACCAAGGACGTCCCAGCCGGGGCAGTGGTCGTCGGCGTGCCAGCGAAGCAGGTCGGCACGGTGCCGGAGGGATGATTCCGTGCACTGGGCCGGGACGATTACGCAGACATAAACGACGCAGCTCAGTCGACTTCAAATGACTGAGCTGCGTTGTTGTACTGCCAAAGCGAAGCGTTAGACGTTAAACCGGAACTCCACCACGTCGCCGTCGGCCATCACGTACTCTTTGCCTTCGATCCGGACCTTGCCGCGGGACTTGGCTTCGGCCATGGACCCGGCCTCGATGAGGTCATCGAACGAAACCACTTCAGCCTTGATGAAACCGCGCTGGAAGTCGGAATGGATCACGCCGGCTGCCTGCGGGGCCGTATCACCCTGGTGGATGGTCCAGGCCCGGGTTTCCTTGGGGCCAGCCGTCAGGTAGGTCTGCAGGCCGAGGGTGTGGAAGCCGACGCGGGCCAGCTGGTCCAGGCCGGACTCATCCTGCCCGTTCATCTCCAGCATCTCGCGGGCCTCTTCTTCGTCCAGCTCCACGAGGTCGGACTCGAGCTTGGCGTCGAGGAAAATTGCGTCCGCCGGTGCAACCAGGGAGCGGAGCTCGTCCTGCTTTTCCGGGCTGCCCAGGATGCCTTCGTCTGCGTTGAAGACGTAGATGAAGGGCTTGGCGGTCAGGAGGCTGAGCTCCTTCAGGTGCTCCATCTCCAGTTTGTCGCTGGTGATCGAGGAGAAGATGGTGTCCCCGCGTTCCAGGACCGCCTGGGCCGCCTTGATGGCTGCGAGCTCGGCTGCGTCCCGCTTCTTGATCTTGACTTCTTTTTCGATCCGCGGAATGGCGTTTTCGATCGTCTGAAGGTCAGCCAGGATCAGCTCCGTGTTGATGGTCTCCATGTCCGAGCGGGGATCCACCTTGCCGTCCACGTGGATGACATCCGGGTCATCGAACACGCGGACCACCTGGGCGATTGCCTCCGCCTCGCGGATGTTGGCCAGGAACTTGTTGCCCAGGCCTTCGCCCTCGGACGCGCCCTTGACAATACCGGCAATGTCCACGAAGGACACCGGCGCGGGCAGCAGCCGCTGGGAGCCGAAGATCTCCGCGAGCTGCTTGAGCCGGGGATCCGGCAGGTTCACGACGCCCACGTTCGGTTCGATGGTGGCGAACGGATAGTTCGCCGCCAGCACCTGGTTGCGGGTCAGTGCGTTGAAAAGGGTTGATTTGCCGACGTTGGGCAGTCCGACGATGCCAATAGTAAGAGCCACGAGTATTGATTCTACCGGTTGCGGCACACCTCGGCCCCGGCAGGGCCGAACGCGCCGGGGACCGGCGCGGACTGCGAGCGGAATACGTCGCTTCCGGAAAATGTCAGAGGGCCATGCCACAGTGAGGCTATGGATGCTTTAGCCGTGATTCTTGCCCTGTTGATGCTGTTACTCGGTGCCGTTGCCGGCGCCGTTGGTGCCTACCTGCTCCTGCGTCGGCGTACGCAGGCGCTGGAAGAAGACTTCGACGCCGTCTCCGCGCGCCTTTCCGAGGTCAACGCGCAGTTCGCAGCGGCCGACGCCGAGCGGCGGCTTCTGAGCGTACAGAACCGTGAGCTGGGTGAGTCCCGCAGCCAGGACGGCAACGTCCTCCGTGCGCTGGCCCCGGTGGCCGAAAAGCTGACGGCCGTGCAGCAGCAGGTGGCTCTCCTGGAGCGGGACCGCCTCGAACAGTACGGCCAGCTGGCTCAGCAGCTGCAGGAGGCCCGGCTGTCCGATGCCCAGTTGATCCGTTCCACGCATGCCCTCGAGTCGGCGCTCCGTTCCAACAGTGCCCGCGGCCAGTGGGGCGAAGTGCAGCTTCGCCGTGTGGTGGAGGCCTCGGGGATGCTCAAGCACGTCGACTTCCTGGAGCAGGTGCACAGCGCAGGGGGCGACTCGACCATCAGGCCGGACCTTGTGGTGCAGCTTCCAGGCGAAAAGCAGCTTGTGGTGGACGCCAAGGTGCCGCTGTCCTCATATCTTGAAGCGCAGGAGCTGGGGTCCGGATCCGCTTTGGAGCCGTCCGCGGCCAACGCCCGCGGAACCCAGGGTACCGTTTCCCAGCAGGCGCTGCTCGCCGCCCATGCCAAGGCCCTGCGGGCCCACGTGGACGCGCTCAGCAGCAAAAAGTACTGGGACATCCCCGGCAACTCCCCCGAGCTGGTGATCTGCTTCCTGCCGGCGGAATCGATTCTGGCGGCAGCGCTCACCGCGGACGCAACGCTCCTGGACCATGCCTTGTCCCGGAACGTGGTGCTCGCCTCACCAAGCACGCTTTTGGCCGTGCTGAAATCGGTGGCCTTCACCTGGCGCCAGGATGTGCTGACGGACAACGCCCGCGAACTTTTCGATCTTGCCCGCCAGCTCTACGAACGCATGGGAACCCTGGGCGACAACGTCGGAAAGCTCGGATCCTCACTGAAGTCTTCCGTGGACCGCTATAACTCCCTGATCGGCACCCTGGAGGCCCGCATCCTGCCCACGGCACGGAAACTCAATGCGATGGATGAGTCAGGGCTGCTGACGCCACCGGCGTTGGAGGTCACGCCACGGTCGCTGTCCGCCCCGGAACTTCAGCAGGATGACGAGGCAGCCTAAAAACAGAAGCCGGAGTACGGCAGCCAGGCTTGGCCTCCCGATTACCGGAGGGCAAACATGGCTGCCGTCAGTTGCGGGATGCCAGTCGCGAATGGGCTATCAGGTGGTGCGGATGTCAGTCGCGTGACCGGCGTCCGCCGAGGGCGCGGCTGACGTCGCCGGCTTCCTTCAGGGTTGCGCGGAGTTCCTTGGGCAGGGAGAACAGCAGGTCTTCCTCGGCGGTGACCACTTCCTCCACCGAGCCGTAGCCGTAGTCCGCGAGCAGGCGCAGGACATCTGTGACCAGGACCTCCGGAACCGAAGCGCCGGACGTGACACCCACGGTCGCGACCCCCTCGAACCAGGCCTCGTCCACTTCATTGGCGAAGTCCACCCGGTAGGAAGCTTTGGCGCCATACTCCAGGGCGACTTCTACCAGCCGGACCGAGTTCGACGAATTCGCCGATCCCACCACAATGACCAGGTCGGCCTGGGGCGAGATCTTCTTGATGGCCACCTGGCGGTTGGTGGTGGCGTAGCAGATGTCATCACTGGGCGGATCCTGCAGCGTGGGGAAGCGCTCCTTGAGCAGCCGCACGGTCTCCATCGTCTCGTCGACGCTCAGCGTGGTCTGGGAGAGCCAGATGACCTTTTCGGGATCCCGGACGGTGACCTTGTCCACTTCGTGCGGGCCGTTGATGATTTGGATGTGTTCGGGGGCTTCGCCGGCCGTACCTTCAACTTCCTCGTGACCGTCGTGGCCGATCAGGAGGATATCGAAGTCATCCTTGGCGAACCGGACGGCTTCCTTATGGACCTTGGTCACCAGAGGGCAGGTGGCGTCGATGGTGCGCAGGCCGCGGTCCTCGGCCGACTGAACCACCGCGGGCGACACGCCATGGGCGGAAAAAATCACGAGGGCGCCTTCGGGCACTTCGTCGGTTTCGTCCACAAAGATGGCGCCCTGGGCCTCGAGCGAGCTTACAACGTGGACGTTGTGCACTATCTGCTTGCGGACATACACGGGCGGGCCGTAGTGCTCCAGGGCCTTTTCCACCGCTATGACTGCCCGGTCCACGCCGGCGCAATAGCCTCGGGGAGCTGCGAGCAGGACCTTTTTGGGGCCTGATACCGGCGCTGCGGCAGATACTTCCTCAGGCGAGCGCCGCCTTCGCGGGACAGTTGGCATCGAAAGGGAAACGGAGGAGGTCATGCCTCCATGCTACCGGTTGGGCCGTCGCCGCCCCGGCGACGCGATCCTGGTCACAAGGCCTGCAACGAGAAGCGCGCCGCCGGCAATGAGGGCTCCCGTGACCCACGGTCCGAAGCTATTGGAAGCAGCCCCCACGAACTCGTTCTTGAACATGTCCGCGATGCCATTGCCGCTGGCTGTCCGCAGCACCGCGTCGCGCGCCGCGGCGGAGCCGAGGGTCCACAGGCCCGCCAGCACGAGGGCCCCGAAGCCCACACAGACGAGCACTGTCCATTTGCGGCGGGCGGCCACCAGGGCCAGGGCGAACGCAATTCCAGCGCCGATGGCCATCGGATAACCCAGCGGGGCGTACGCGGTCAGGCCCGCGATCAGCTGGCGCTGGCCCGACTGCCCAACCTTGATCAGCGTTTGTTTGGGCGCATCCAGCGGCAGCCCGGTTGCGCGGGAGATTTCCCCTGTCGCCAGCGCCACCAGGGGTGCAACGTCCAAGGTGAGCGACGACGACGAGTCCGCTTCGCGAGGCGATGCGGCCGGGTCGGCGAAGCTGAGCCGGTGGCTCCGGCGCAGGGTTTCCTCCCAGGCCGCAGGGTAACCGGGCAGCCCTGTCAGGGATCCTGCCGCTGCTTCAAGGACCGGCTTGACCAGACCGGCAAGGGCGTCCGGTACCGCGGCGGTGTCGATGGTGCCCACGGTTGCGGCGGCCAGCCGTTGCTGGAACCCGGCGTCCTGCCCGAGCGGTGCCGCCAGCGCTACGAACCCATCCTCCTGGACGATGTTGCGGTCGGCCCAGATCGCAGGGATTGCCACGGCGGACAGCAGAAGGCCAAGAACGGCAGCGACGGCCGAGACAAAGGTACGCAAAACGGGTCCTTACTGGTTGGGGCGGCTAAGCCATCATAGGGCCGGTCCCCGGACAGGGGATGTCAGCCCCGGGTGGTAAAGCTTATGGATAAGGTTGAATGACAGCCGCCACCAACCTTATCCATAAGCTGCACCAGCACTTGCGAACAAAGGACCTGTCATGCCTCCAGCTACACCTCCCCGGGGCACAGCACATGTCTGAACAGGCTGCCCTTCCCGGCACCGGCGCGTCGACTCTTCCCGCCACCGCCGCCGACACCACCCCGGACAATCCGTGGCCCCTGCAGCTGCTCTCCCAGAAACTCAAGATCCATATCGACCGTGCGCCGGCAGCCTGGGTGGAGGGCCAGGTCATCGAAATGAACCGCCGCGGAGGCAACGCCTACCTGACGCTGCGGGACGTGGATGCGGAAGTTTCGCTGCCTGCGTCCGTCTGGACCAAGATCCTTGACCGGCAGAACCTGCCGCTGGAGCGTGGCTCCCGCGTGGTGGCGCTGCTCAAACCGGAGTTCTGGCTCAAGACCGGCCGCCTGAACATGCAGGTCCGGGACATCCGGCCAGTTGGCCTGGGCGACCTCCTGGCCCGCATCGAACGCCTTCGCCAGGCTCTCGCCGCCGAGGGGCTCTTTGCCGATTCAAGGAAGAAGCCGCTCCCGATGCTCCCGCACAGGATCGGGCTGATCACCGGGCGCGACTCGGACGCCAAGAAGGACGTCCTGCAAAATGCCGCCCTGCGCTGGCCGGCGGTTGAATTCGAAATCCGCGAAGTCGCCGTCCAGGGCAACACCGCGGTGTCCCAGATCGTCCGTGCCCTTCGGGAGCTGGACGGCCGCCAGGACGTGGACGTCATTGTCATCGCCCGCGGCGGCGGGGCGCTGGAGGATCTGCTGCCGTTCAACAGCGAGGAACTGATCCGCGCCGTGGCCGCAGCGGTCACTCCGGTCGTCAGTGCCATCGGCCACGAGGCGGACCGGCCCCTGCTCGACGACGTCGCCGATCTTCGCGCCTCGACACCCACCGACGCCGCCAAGCGGATTGTGCCTGACGTTGCCGAAGAACTGGCCAGCGTGCGGCAGGCGCGGGAATACCTGCGGCGGTGCATTGCCAGGCTGGTGGAGCGCGAGACGGACCGGCTCGCGTCACTCCATTCCCGGCCGGTCCTTGCCAGCCCCGAGGGCATGGTCACGGTGCGCGCTGAGGAACTCGAACGGCTCCTGAGGCGGTCGTCGACGGCCGTCAGCTCAACCGTGGTCCGGGCGACTGACCAGCTGATCCATCTGCAGGCCCAAGTGCGCTCATTGTCGCCGCAAAAGACCCTCGACCGCGGCTACGCGGTCGTGGAACTCGCCGACGGCCGGCCGGCCCGGCCCACGGAAGCCGCTGGCCATGCTGTGGTCCGCAACCCTTCCGAGGCGCCCC
The window above is part of the Pseudarthrobacter sp. IC2-21 genome. Proteins encoded here:
- the ychF gene encoding redox-regulated ATPase YchF, whose amino-acid sequence is MALTIGIVGLPNVGKSTLFNALTRNQVLAANYPFATIEPNVGVVNLPDPRLKQLAEIFGSQRLLPAPVSFVDIAGIVKGASEGEGLGNKFLANIREAEAIAQVVRVFDDPDVIHVDGKVDPRSDMETINTELILADLQTIENAIPRIEKEVKIKKRDAAELAAIKAAQAVLERGDTIFSSITSDKLEMEHLKELSLLTAKPFIYVFNADEGILGSPEKQDELRSLVAPADAIFLDAKLESDLVELDEEEAREMLEMNGQDESGLDQLARVGFHTLGLQTYLTAGPKETRAWTIHQGDTAPQAAGVIHSDFQRGFIKAEVVSFDDLIEAGSMAEAKSRGKVRIEGKEYVMADGDVVEFRFNV
- a CDS encoding ABC transporter family substrate-binding protein, which gives rise to MPLRRLMQVITGAVAAVLVISGCSASGGAPPVVVGETKRGGSVTVAEVNAFTSFNPFSAAGNTDINTKVGQITHSGFYYVDNNEKVVRNEKFGRYEKVSDRPLKVKYTVNEGVKWSDGDPIDAGDLLLAWVADSGYFDDAKAGTGTTYFSAAADRTGLAGTAFPEIGSDGRSITLEYLSPYADWEVAFDVGLPAHVVAAKSGLNDEGDLIALLKDSPRGDTDRPAVNTRLKRVSDFWNTGFDTKALPPDPAMYLSSGPYIVRDMVPDTSVTLVRNKDYVWGAEPYLDEITVRFTGAARAAAAALRAGQADIIAPQPTAGTEGLFDGLAAQGNTVERYNQSGYDHLDLKFSGPFAEKSVREAFLKTVPRQEIVKGVVGGPVDDAKPLDSHVFLPDHPKYADTVKNNGSADYAKVDIQGAAAQLRGAAPTIRVLYNKDNPNRARAFALIRDSARAAGFTVEDAGLGSSDWVAALSKGAYDAAILGWIGPGVGVSRVPQIFKTGAGSNFTGFSDADADKTMEELAATTDLAKQDELLANVDKRIWQNAYGLPLYQTTGMVAYSNRVTGIVPSSGPLGVWWNVWDWRLK
- a CDS encoding DapH/DapD/GlmU-related protein, encoding MAKIQGLKDLLTALNAGETIPGGSPHHEAMLAASQVSLRVTATLNGRYNSPAEVRTLMSELIGSQVPDSLQLFPPFSADFGKNISFGEDVFVNSGCRFQDQGGIDIGDGSLIGHNAVITTLNHDMLPSRRADMHPARVVIGRGVWFGANVTVLPGVSIGDGAVVGAGAVVTKDVPAGAVVVGVPAKQVGTVPEG
- the xseA gene encoding exodeoxyribonuclease VII large subunit, giving the protein MSEQAALPGTGASTLPATAADTTPDNPWPLQLLSQKLKIHIDRAPAAWVEGQVIEMNRRGGNAYLTLRDVDAEVSLPASVWTKILDRQNLPLERGSRVVALLKPEFWLKTGRLNMQVRDIRPVGLGDLLARIERLRQALAAEGLFADSRKKPLPMLPHRIGLITGRDSDAKKDVLQNAALRWPAVEFEIREVAVQGNTAVSQIVRALRELDGRQDVDVIVIARGGGALEDLLPFNSEELIRAVAAAVTPVVSAIGHEADRPLLDDVADLRASTPTDAAKRIVPDVAEELASVRQAREYLRRCIARLVERETDRLASLHSRPVLASPEGMVTVRAEELERLLRRSSTAVSSTVVRATDQLIHLQAQVRSLSPQKTLDRGYAVVELADGRPARPTEAAGHAVVRNPSEAPRGTALSVRVADGRFGATSTGELTQGETHARDKA
- a CDS encoding 4-hydroxy-3-methylbut-2-enyl diphosphate reductase, with the protein product MTSSVSLSMPTVPRRRRSPEEVSAAAPVSGPKKVLLAAPRGYCAGVDRAVIAVEKALEHYGPPVYVRKQIVHNVHVVSSLEAQGAIFVDETDEVPEGALVIFSAHGVSPAVVQSAEDRGLRTIDATCPLVTKVHKEAVRFAKDDFDILLIGHDGHEEVEGTAGEAPEHIQIINGPHEVDKVTVRDPEKVIWLSQTTLSVDETMETVRLLKERFPTLQDPPSDDICYATTNRQVAIKKISPQADLVIVVGSANSSNSVRLVEVALEYGAKASYRVDFANEVDEAWFEGVATVGVTSGASVPEVLVTDVLRLLADYGYGSVEEVVTAEEDLLFSLPKELRATLKEAGDVSRALGGRRSRD
- a CDS encoding LLM class flavin-dependent oxidoreductase, with translation MPQSSHPLRKLGFLTIGLFDPANPAAGHESTLQVIELGERLGFDSAWLRHRHLQFGISSPIAVMAAASQRTSRIELGTAVTPMGWENPLRLAEDLATVDLLARGRINPGLSVGEPMHFETVKHELYPHTADLEDFSYARVERLARLIAGEPVREFSGKQGVVEEFSNRMEPHSAGLRERLWYGAASRKSAVWAGANGFNLLSSSVIFPEPDEEPAFARIQQSQIRAYREAAAASAQPHGPARVSQGLVVIPTDSASPGQREKYQRYVGERTPRTLTPQGPRGMLFAADLLGTSDQIAEQLYAHEGFQEVDEVAFALPFSFDHEDYVQILTDIATTLGPALGWSPTV
- a CDS encoding SDR family NAD(P)-dependent oxidoreductase, encoding MTTLQGAVVLVVGATGGLGSRIAAQLESAGAIVARSSKSAGYDLREPSVIQEVLDGTNAQYGRLDGLVVASGVVAFGAAYDLEPATVDELFAVNTISPIQLITQSQPYLAASAREGREPFVVTLSGVVAEAPVAGLAAYSASKAGLASFVAAAAREYRRAGIRILDARPGHTRTALSEHPIAGSAPRFGAGLDPDVVAARIITAIVDGEKDLPSTAF
- a CDS encoding DUF1877 family protein, producing the protein MLYLDKAWRHLQCLTAPAEPDVIARPAYRMFQGAVVMNDMGWQPWVRTFTPPEVVAVASDLENFTDEDLELRWRESHFVGSDLDGEFDFVVSYLRQARTFMANLAAEGRGMVYLIG
- a CDS encoding DNA recombination protein RmuC; the encoded protein is MDALAVILALLMLLLGAVAGAVGAYLLLRRRTQALEEDFDAVSARLSEVNAQFAAADAERRLLSVQNRELGESRSQDGNVLRALAPVAEKLTAVQQQVALLERDRLEQYGQLAQQLQEARLSDAQLIRSTHALESALRSNSARGQWGEVQLRRVVEASGMLKHVDFLEQVHSAGGDSTIRPDLVVQLPGEKQLVVDAKVPLSSYLEAQELGSGSALEPSAANARGTQGTVSQQALLAAHAKALRAHVDALSSKKYWDIPGNSPELVICFLPAESILAAALTADATLLDHALSRNVVLASPSTLLAVLKSVAFTWRQDVLTDNARELFDLARQLYERMGTLGDNVGKLGSSLKSSVDRYNSLIGTLEARILPTARKLNAMDESGLLTPPALEVTPRSLSAPELQQDDEAA